The Oncorhynchus gorbuscha isolate QuinsamMale2020 ecotype Even-year unplaced genomic scaffold, OgorEven_v1.0 Un_scaffold_7:::fragment_2:::debris, whole genome shotgun sequence genome has a window encoding:
- the LOC124019097 gene encoding beta-1,4-galactosyltransferase 1-like isoform X1 produces the protein MLDSSLNFRLRKKGWTVVVVLGVINLLVVLFNLIGYSNGLSANKQRKTQTRIETAFITVTLPPQDNGQHDLNNSVVILRTPKFKDIHLPNAATTTTTTTTNTTSTTTLWNKFEKCPDPSPHLVGPLRVEFSMPVSLDTVRKENPGLQEGGRYKPQDCAALQKVALIIPFRHRDDHLKFWLYYLHPILQRQQLDYGVYVINQDGDNTFNRAKLMNIGYAEALKEYDYDCFVFSDVDIIPMDDRNPYKCFSQPRHLSVSMDKFGFKLPYNQYFGGVSALSKEQFLEINGFPNNYWGWGGEDDDIFNRLSSRGMSISRPDGEVGKCRMIRHERDKLNDPNPQRFDRIQRTRLTINTDGISSLKYKVVKVEKDALFTKITVDVGKP, from the exons ATGCTCGACTCATCTCTCAACTTTAGGCTGCGGAAGAAAGGCTGGACCGTGGTTGTAGTTTTAGGTGTTATTAATCTCTTAGtggttttatttaatttaattggtTACTCGAATGGGTTGTCAGCAAACAAACAAAGAAAGACACAGACGCGAATTGAAACAGCTTTTATTACCGTGACACTTCCACCGCAAGATAATGGACAACACGACCTTAATAACAGCGTTGTAATATTGCGAACTCCGAAGTTTAAGGATATACATTTACCCAATgcagctactacaactactacaacaactactaacACTACTTCTACTACAACTTTGTGGAATAAGTTTGAAAAATGTCCTGATCCGTCTCCTCATCTGG TGGGGCCTCTCAGGGTGGAGTTCTCTATGCCTGTCAGCTTGGACACAGTGAGGAAGGAGAACCCAGGCCTGCAGGAAGGAGGTCGCTACAAACCACAAGACTGTGCCGCCCTCCAAAAGGTTGCTCTAATCATCCCCTTCCGCCATCGCGACGATCACCTCAAGTTCTGGCTCTACTACCTCCATCCCATCCTTCAGCGCCAACAGCTGGACTACGGCGTCTATGTCATCAATCAG GATGGAGACAACACATTCAACAGGGCCAAGCTGATGAACATTGGCTATGCTGAGGCCCTGAAAGAGTATGACTACGACTGCTTTGTGTTCAGTGATGTGGACATCATCCCCATGGATGACCGCAACCCCTACAAATGCTTCAGCCAGCCCAGACACCTGTCTGTCTCCATGGACAAGTTTGGCTTCAA GTTGCCCTATAACCAGTACTTTGGCGGTGTCTCAGCGTTAAGTAAGGAGCAGTTCCTGGAAATCAACGGCTTTCCCAACAACTACTGGGGCTGGGGTGGTGAAGATGACGACATTTTCAACAG GTTGAGCTCCAGAGGAATGTCCATCTCTCGTCCAGATGGCGAGGTCGGAAAATGCCGGATGATCCGTCACGAGAGAGACAAACTGAACGACCCAAATCCTCAGAG GTTTGACAGAATACAACGCACGAGACTGACGATAAATACAGATGGGATCAGCTCTCTCAAGTACAAAGTCGTCAAAGTGGAAAAGGATGCTCTGTTCACGAAAATCACAGTAGATGTGGGGAAACCTTAG
- the LOC124019097 gene encoding beta-1,4-galactosyltransferase 1-like isoform X2: MLGGFLLLLLLSPEDGDNTFNRAKLMNIGYAEALKEYDYDCFVFSDVDIIPMDDRNPYKCFSQPRHLSVSMDKFGFKLPYNQYFGGVSALSKEQFLEINGFPNNYWGWGGEDDDIFNRLSSRGMSISRPDGEVGKCRMIRHERDKLNDPNPQRFDRIQRTRLTINTDGISSLKYKVVKVEKDALFTKITVDVGKP, translated from the exons ATGCTCGGTggctttcttcttctccttctgctttctcCTGAG GATGGAGACAACACATTCAACAGGGCCAAGCTGATGAACATTGGCTATGCTGAGGCCCTGAAAGAGTATGACTACGACTGCTTTGTGTTCAGTGATGTGGACATCATCCCCATGGATGACCGCAACCCCTACAAATGCTTCAGCCAGCCCAGACACCTGTCTGTCTCCATGGACAAGTTTGGCTTCAA GTTGCCCTATAACCAGTACTTTGGCGGTGTCTCAGCGTTAAGTAAGGAGCAGTTCCTGGAAATCAACGGCTTTCCCAACAACTACTGGGGCTGGGGTGGTGAAGATGACGACATTTTCAACAG GTTGAGCTCCAGAGGAATGTCCATCTCTCGTCCAGATGGCGAGGTCGGAAAATGCCGGATGATCCGTCACGAGAGAGACAAACTGAACGACCCAAATCCTCAGAG GTTTGACAGAATACAACGCACGAGACTGACGATAAATACAGATGGGATCAGCTCTCTCAAGTACAAAGTCGTCAAAGTGGAAAAGGATGCTCTGTTCACGAAAATCACAGTAGATGTGGGGAAACCTTAG